Genomic DNA from Salvia hispanica cultivar TCC Black 2014 unplaced genomic scaffold, UniMelb_Shisp_WGS_1.0 HiC_scaffold_179, whole genome shotgun sequence:
CAGttatttttaagagaaaaaagaaaaatattccttaaattacaagattagggagAAATCCgattaaaattagtataattatctcgaaaagaattttatattcaCAATCTTAATCGATTTAGTAACCCAGTTTTAATATGGTAATTACACCattcatataaaataatttactatTGTTTGATATTGgtactaaaaattattatttgcataaataagtactaaaaaaaagtttattcgCGACATTTTGTTACATACGTTTGGATTTGGATGCAGTTAATTTTTCACCGACAGTCTATAGAATATATGAAATAGCCAGCGATGCCGAAGAACAAGGGAAAGGGAGGGAAGAATCGGAAGAGGGGGAAGAACGAGGCCGACGATGAGAAGAGAGAGCTCGTCTTCAAGGAGGATGGGCAGGAATACGCCCAGGTCATGCGCATGCTCGGTAACGGCCGCTGCGAGGCCACCTGTATCGATGGCGTCAAGCGTCTCTGCCATATCCGCGGCAAGATGCACAAGAAGGTTTGGATCGCCGCCGGTGATATTATCCTCGTCGGTCTCCGCGACTATCAGgtcaatcattttattttcctttttgacaAGTTCCTGTTCTCAATTGGGAATTTTGCACCCACGGTGTGTTTGTGCAGTATTATTAACTCTGCTTAGTGTCTCTTTGTTActagttttgttgttttaatgGAATA
This window encodes:
- the LOC125198652 gene encoding eukaryotic translation initiation factor 1A-like; the protein is MPKNKGKGGKNRKRGKNEADDEKRELVFKEDGQEYAQVMRMLGNGRCEATCIDGVKRLCHIRGKMHKKVWIAAGDIILVGLRDYQVNHFIFLFDKFLFSIGNFAPTVCLCSIINSA